The Zalophus californianus isolate mZalCal1 chromosome 8, mZalCal1.pri.v2, whole genome shotgun sequence genome has a segment encoding these proteins:
- the ZFP36L2 gene encoding mRNA decay activator protein ZFP36L2 has product MSTTLLSAFYDIDFLCKTEKSLANLNLNMLDKKAVGTPVAAAPSSGFTPGFLRRHSASNLHALAHPAPSPGSCSPKFPGAANGSSCGSGAAGGPASYGTLKEPSGGGGTALLNKENKFRDRSFSENGERSQHLLHLQQQQQQQQKGGGGSQINSTRYKTELCRPFEESGTCKYGEKCQFAHGFHELRSLTRHPKYKTELCRTFHTIGFCPYGPRCHFIHNADERRPAPSGGASGDLRAFSARDALHLGFPREPRPKLHHSLSFSGFPSGHHQPPGGLESPLLLDSPTSRTPPPPPSCSSASSCSSSASSCSSASAASTPSGAPTCCASAAAAAAAALLYGTGGAEDLLAPGAQCAACSSASCANNAFAFGPELSSLITPLAIQTHNFAAVAAAYYRSQQQQGLVPPAQPPAPPSAPLPASAAAPPSPPFSFQLPRRLSESPVFDAPPSPPDSLSDRDSYLSGSLSSGSLSGSESPSLDPGRRLPIFSRLSISDD; this is encoded by the exons ATGTCGACCACACTTCTGTCCGCCTTCTACGATATCGACTTCTTGTGCAAG ACGGAGAAATCCCTGGCCAACCTCAATCTGAACATGCTGGACAAGAAGGCAGTGGGGACGCCCGTGGCCGCCGCCCCTAGCTCGGGCTTCACGCCGGGCTTTCTCCGACGGCACTCGGCCAGCAACCTGCACGCACTCGCCCACCCCGCGCCTAGCCCCGGCAGCTGCTCGCCCAAGTTCCCGGGCGCGGCTAACGGCAGCAGCTGCGGCAGCGGGGCGGCGGGCGGCCCGGCCTCCTACGGCACCCTCAAGGAGCCGTCAGGGGGCGGCGGCACagccctgctgaacaaggagaaCAAATTCCGGGACCGCTCGTTCAGCGAGAACGGCGAGCGCAGCCAGCACCTCTTGCACctgcagcagcaacagcagcagcagcagaaggggGGCGGAGGCTCCCAGATCAACTCGACGCGCTACAAGACTGAGCTGTGCCGGCCTTTTGAGGAGAGCGGCACGTGCAAGTACGGCGAAAAGTGCCAGTTCGCTCACGGCTTCCACGAGCTGCGCAGCCTGACCCGGCACCCCAAATACAAGACGGAGCTGTGCCGCACCTTCCACACCATCGGCTTCTGTCCCTACGGGCCGCGCTGCCACTTCATCCACAACGCCGACGAGCGGCGGCCCGCGCCGTCGGGGGGCGCCTCCGGGGACCTGCGCGCCTTCAGCGCGCGGGACGCGCTGCACCTGGGCTTCCCCCGGGAGCCGCGGCCCAAGCTGCATCACAGCCTCAGCTTCTCGGGCTTCCCTTCGGGCCACCACCAGCCCCCGGGGGGCCTGGAGTCGCCGCTGCTGCTCGACAGCCCCACGTCGCgcacgccgccgccgccgccctcttGTTCCTCGGCCTCGTCCTGCTCCTCGTCCGCTTCGTCCTGCTCGTCGGCCTCCGCGGCCTCCACGCCCTCGGGCGCCCCGACGTGCTGTGCTTCGGCAGCGGCTGCGGCCGCTGCGGCCCTGCTGTATGGCACCGGGGGCGCCGAGGACCTGCTGGCGCCGGGCGCCCAGTGCGCGGCCTGTTCGTCGGCTTCGTGCGCCAACAACGCCTTTGCGTTCGGCCCGGAGCTGAGCAGCCTCATCACGCCGCTCGCCATCCAGACCCACAACTTCGCCGCCGTGGCCGCCGCGTACTATCGCAGTCAGCAGCAGCAGGGCCTGGTGCCCCCCGCGCAGCCCCCGGCGCCGCCCAGCGCGCCCCTCCCTGCCAGTGCCGCCGCGCCGCCCTCGCCGCCCTTCAGCTTCCAGCTGCCGCGCCGCTTGTCCGAGTCGCCCGTGTTCGACGCGCCCCCTAGCCCCCCGGACTCGCTGTCGGACCGCGACAGCTACTTGAGCGGCTCCCTGAGTTCGGGCAGCCTCAGCGGCTCCGAGTCCCCCAGCCTCGACCCGGGCCGCCGCCTGCCCATCTTCAGCCGCCTGTCCATCTCCGACGACTGA